The following proteins come from a genomic window of Methanocella conradii HZ254:
- a CDS encoding ABC transporter permease, protein MMKELVVAEKEFREYITGKRFIALLAILFILCAIGMIGGLESYNSQLDQYKASQKQHETDIGYRLQIQEMEKRLEEMKANGAPQDQIDSMEAGLEMMSNQYQMPSMITIFYSIMSSLSLVGMALAVAVGFDLISKEKEEGTLKSLLSHPIFRDSVINGKAIAAVAVLTVAIAMTFLVVIAIMLFSGVVPAGDDLARMLVFFGVTLLYCIVFLGIAVMVSTLVKSSTMSILCVLGIFLIAYSLPGMSYQISSIILGPSPQWPVSPGWISVPPNGTVTIDGRTITAEEAAKINEENQKQYQMLSQIAQNESNAYWKKSRDLTSMINLLSPVGNYNELSGVILSNQRPYDYTEASSSGRPWWLTKISIWDSLGYKWGNLVALIVMAVASFAVSYVAFMRTDIR, encoded by the coding sequence ATGATGAAGGAGCTAGTGGTGGCGGAGAAGGAGTTCAGGGAGTATATCACGGGTAAGCGCTTCATCGCCTTACTGGCGATACTGTTCATCCTGTGCGCCATTGGCATGATCGGGGGCCTGGAAAGCTACAATTCGCAGCTCGACCAGTATAAAGCCTCGCAAAAACAGCATGAGACGGACATAGGGTACCGGCTACAGATTCAGGAGATGGAGAAGCGGCTTGAGGAGATGAAGGCTAATGGCGCCCCGCAGGATCAGATAGATAGCATGGAGGCAGGCCTGGAAATGATGAGCAATCAGTACCAGATGCCCTCGATGATCACCATATTCTACAGCATCATGAGCTCCCTATCCCTGGTGGGCATGGCGCTCGCCGTCGCGGTGGGCTTCGACCTCATCTCAAAGGAAAAGGAGGAGGGCACCTTAAAGTCTTTATTATCGCACCCCATATTCAGGGACAGCGTGATAAACGGTAAGGCTATCGCCGCCGTTGCGGTGCTGACCGTCGCCATTGCAATGACGTTCCTGGTCGTCATCGCCATCATGCTCTTTTCCGGCGTGGTGCCTGCGGGGGACGACCTTGCAAGGATGCTTGTCTTCTTCGGGGTGACGCTGCTATATTGCATAGTGTTCCTGGGCATCGCTGTCATGGTCTCAACCCTGGTCAAGAGCTCCACCATGTCTATCCTGTGTGTGTTGGGCATCTTCTTGATAGCGTATTCATTGCCGGGCATGTCCTATCAAATATCCAGCATTATCCTTGGCCCCTCGCCCCAGTGGCCGGTAAGCCCGGGCTGGATTAGCGTGCCGCCGAACGGTACCGTGACCATTGATGGGCGCACCATCACGGCCGAGGAGGCGGCGAAGATCAACGAGGAGAACCAAAAGCAGTACCAGATGCTCTCGCAGATAGCCCAGAACGAGTCGAACGCCTACTGGAAGAAGAGCCGGGACCTTACAAGCATGATTAATCTCTTATCCCCGGTGGGCAATTATAATGAGCTTTCGGGCGTCATCTTGAGCAATCAAAGGCCATACGATTATACTGAGGCTTCTTCTTCGGGCCGCCCATGGTGGCTGACGAAGATATCCATATGGGACTCGCTAGGGTATAAGTGGGGCAACCTGGTCGCCCTCATCGTGATGGCCGTCGCATCGTTTGCGGTGTCATACGTGGCGTTCATGAGGACGGACATAAGATGA
- a CDS encoding COG1470 family protein: protein MSARTVSALLAIFLLAGAWAAPAMAESYESVYSGQVENGYTVESNGLFVSFRIVNGSLTAHVSGPDYPSEDANIPAGYTYYYYGILRVYVDSINGSRAFVSVEKASRSTGGTSVRCDVPGQTALGGDVVSFPIIIQNNDESDHVYTLESYNDIGWKTWFEYENKGVYKISVPASQPRTVNLMVQTWSNTPVGEKKVWAYVGDIRVEVFVDITSANKTADVSAKVTSKIAYIGDRISYDMSIHNLQAGENHYKLAVAGLPDNWYARFKESASSAEEVDEVVVPASSVKDLVLEVVPPYSVAPGDYNFTAVVTGPDGLNVYRNLTLTLKSSGGMSVTASRLAYNARPGETFKIDLYVSNGGQGAALTNVYVETTAPEGWMVQASPEKVNSIKAGGSQVFTLSIQPPGNIVASDYEVIAKVKCDQAESQKDFRITVQTESYIPYIGGAIIVVVAAGLFLIYRKYGRR from the coding sequence ATGAGCGCTCGCACCGTATCGGCATTATTGGCCATATTCCTCCTCGCGGGGGCCTGGGCGGCCCCCGCCATGGCGGAGAGCTATGAGTCAGTGTACTCGGGCCAGGTCGAGAATGGGTACACAGTGGAGTCTAATGGCCTTTTCGTAAGCTTCAGGATAGTGAACGGCAGCCTGACCGCCCATGTGAGCGGCCCCGACTACCCATCGGAGGACGCGAACATACCGGCAGGCTATACGTACTACTATTATGGCATCCTGCGCGTTTACGTGGACTCTATAAACGGAAGCAGAGCATTCGTGAGCGTGGAAAAGGCGTCCCGGTCGACCGGTGGCACCAGCGTGCGGTGCGACGTGCCGGGCCAGACCGCGCTAGGAGGGGACGTCGTATCTTTCCCCATCATCATACAGAACAACGATGAGTCCGACCACGTTTACACCCTCGAGTCTTACAATGACATAGGCTGGAAGACCTGGTTCGAGTATGAGAACAAGGGCGTGTACAAGATTAGCGTGCCCGCCTCGCAGCCGAGGACGGTAAACCTCATGGTTCAGACGTGGAGCAACACGCCGGTTGGCGAGAAGAAGGTATGGGCGTATGTGGGCGATATCAGGGTCGAGGTTTTCGTCGATATCACGAGCGCCAACAAGACCGCCGACGTGTCCGCGAAGGTGACCTCGAAGATCGCCTACATAGGCGACAGGATCTCCTATGACATGAGCATACATAACCTGCAGGCGGGCGAAAACCACTATAAGCTAGCGGTTGCAGGGCTGCCGGATAACTGGTACGCCAGGTTCAAGGAGAGCGCCTCCAGCGCGGAGGAGGTCGACGAGGTCGTGGTGCCCGCGTCGTCGGTAAAGGACCTGGTGCTCGAAGTCGTGCCGCCATACAGCGTGGCTCCAGGGGACTATAACTTTACGGCGGTGGTGACCGGGCCTGACGGGCTTAACGTCTACAGGAACCTCACGCTGACGCTTAAGAGCAGCGGCGGCATGAGCGTGACCGCTTCGAGGCTGGCCTATAACGCCAGGCCTGGCGAGACGTTCAAGATCGACCTGTACGTGTCCAACGGCGGCCAGGGCGCTGCGTTGACAAATGTTTATGTAGAGACCACGGCTCCTGAGGGGTGGATGGTGCAGGCTTCGCCCGAAAAGGTGAATAGCATCAAGGCCGGGGGCTCGCAGGTCTTCACCCTCAGCATACAGCCGCCGGGGAACATCGTGGCCAGCGACTATGAGGTGATCGCCAAGGTGAAGTGCGACCAGGCCGAGAGCCAGAAGGACTTCCGGATCACGGTGCAGACGGAGTCGTACATCCCCTACATTGGCGGGGCCATCATCGTCGTGGTTGCAGCGGGCCTTTTCCTGATATACAGGAAGTATGGTCGGCGGTAA
- a CDS encoding winged helix-turn-helix transcriptional regulator — protein sequence MKKSMVFEGAIVTLLLLLTFLMLAMLFSPENTEQVGRLENVRCIMPGTDGTLYVFMDGRIQAIDRAGNELWDYRIPDGWSVCYGWSYQPDVMWSVAGGEYVSPAVCNVTAAAGDPIAFSDGGVLYVYLKPSGSRNSSEPIRGELIAISSDGRRQWALPLDSLRASLSENAYRDREKGPDFSDARVYAANGRVYVFHYYNETVIDREGRVLWSIANVSDPAAIDEEGYVYCVPSREPTPSYPQPFAPYVDRAGVPYVNMTDYRVPSAIIQAYYPNGSLYWTAYPGELLYRQYCGRCTMPLYHNGTLYAPLSSGIAALDRDGTIRWSARLDSIPPFTYLTIFNETRESKGDFRIYGPMPFDSKGNVYMEYVSRDLIPYGNFTGQASKLYLITLSPEGREVSRTCFFADRYVCACDGIGYATNSSLNDHSPYSTAPSLTALASETLMAFNISDSSLLWDYTFPVDDPVLVTVNESSAPEVCYISANGGDGKYGSVIISDASVPEVINGNGMVYAYFRSVNYESPVVFNKTRCAYVSGIYAFDRNGTLCWSRRIGPDVSHLSVAGNGTVYYVSGGRVLVIGMGAVAGFAFSALVYLFLRFICVGTVARAKARMSKNGNRDRIMDFISRNPGSSLYEIVRGTGINLGTARYHLSILGMSHKIVASRIDGKYVRYFTNSDSYSEEAQLIFSLMRRKVTGGMLRLILEKPGISNAEAARELGIKESVVCRCMKELSDKGVIDKGPDGGYFVKEAKREQVAAAMRRI from the coding sequence ATGAAAAAGTCGATGGTGTTCGAGGGAGCCATCGTAACGCTGCTATTACTATTAACCTTCCTCATGCTGGCGATGCTATTCTCCCCGGAAAATACTGAACAGGTGGGCCGCCTGGAGAACGTGCGCTGCATCATGCCGGGGACGGATGGCACGCTGTACGTATTCATGGATGGGCGCATTCAGGCCATCGATAGAGCGGGAAACGAGCTATGGGACTACCGGATACCTGACGGGTGGAGCGTTTGCTATGGGTGGAGCTATCAGCCGGATGTCATGTGGAGCGTGGCAGGGGGCGAATACGTGTCGCCGGCCGTGTGCAACGTCACCGCAGCGGCAGGCGACCCGATCGCTTTTAGCGACGGCGGCGTGCTTTACGTTTACCTTAAGCCGTCTGGCTCCAGAAACTCCAGCGAGCCGATAAGAGGCGAGCTTATCGCCATATCTTCCGATGGCAGGCGGCAGTGGGCGCTGCCGCTGGACAGCCTCAGGGCCAGCTTATCCGAGAACGCATATCGAGACCGCGAGAAAGGCCCAGACTTTAGCGACGCCAGGGTATACGCCGCAAATGGCCGGGTTTACGTGTTCCATTACTATAATGAGACCGTCATTGACAGGGAAGGGCGCGTTTTATGGTCCATCGCGAACGTCTCCGACCCGGCGGCCATCGATGAGGAGGGCTACGTCTATTGCGTTCCGTCGAGGGAGCCGACCCCATCATACCCGCAGCCTTTCGCGCCTTACGTCGACAGGGCTGGCGTACCGTATGTCAACATGACCGACTACCGGGTCCCCTCAGCAATTATCCAGGCGTACTACCCGAATGGCTCGCTATATTGGACCGCCTATCCGGGGGAATTGCTTTACAGGCAGTATTGCGGGCGCTGCACAATGCCCCTGTATCATAATGGTACCCTTTATGCGCCGCTGTCGAGCGGCATAGCTGCCCTCGACCGTGATGGGACGATTAGATGGTCCGCTCGCCTCGATAGCATCCCTCCCTTCACATACTTGACAATATTCAATGAGACGCGGGAATCTAAAGGCGATTTCAGGATTTATGGGCCGATGCCGTTCGACTCGAAGGGCAACGTTTACATGGAGTATGTAAGCAGGGACCTTATACCATATGGCAACTTTACCGGGCAGGCTAGCAAGCTATACCTCATAACGCTTAGCCCTGAGGGCAGGGAAGTGTCCAGGACGTGCTTCTTCGCAGATAGGTACGTGTGCGCATGCGATGGCATCGGCTATGCCACGAATAGCTCCCTCAACGACCATTCTCCGTATAGCACCGCCCCAAGCCTGACGGCCCTGGCCAGCGAGACCCTCATGGCTTTTAACATAAGCGATAGCAGCTTGTTATGGGACTACACGTTCCCCGTCGATGACCCGGTGCTGGTTACCGTGAACGAGAGTAGCGCGCCCGAGGTTTGCTACATTTCCGCTAATGGAGGCGATGGCAAATATGGGAGCGTCATCATTTCCGACGCATCGGTGCCAGAGGTCATCAATGGAAATGGCATGGTCTACGCGTACTTCCGCAGCGTGAACTACGAGTCGCCCGTTGTGTTTAACAAGACGAGGTGCGCATACGTTTCCGGGATATACGCCTTCGACCGGAACGGGACGCTGTGCTGGAGCAGGAGGATAGGCCCCGACGTAAGCCACCTGAGCGTGGCCGGTAATGGCACCGTCTATTACGTGAGCGGAGGGAGGGTTCTCGTCATAGGCATGGGCGCGGTGGCAGGCTTCGCTTTCTCGGCTCTAGTTTACCTCTTTTTACGTTTCATCTGCGTGGGCACGGTGGCCAGGGCGAAGGCCCGCATGAGCAAGAACGGGAACCGTGACCGGATAATGGATTTCATCTCCAGGAACCCGGGCTCCTCGCTCTACGAGATAGTCAGGGGGACTGGCATCAACCTGGGAACGGCGCGTTATCATTTATCCATCCTGGGGATGAGCCACAAGATAGTGGCGAGCAGGATTGACGGAAAGTACGTCCGATACTTCACTAACTCTGATTCTTACAGCGAGGAGGCGCAGCTCATCTTCTCGCTAATGCGCCGCAAGGTCACGGGCGGGATGCTGCGCCTCATCCTGGAGAAGCCTGGCATCTCCAACGCGGAGGCCGCCAGGGAGCTTGGCATAAAGGAGAGCGTGGTGTGCCGCTGCATGAAAGAGCTTTCCGATAAGGGCGTAATCGATAAAGGGCCGGATGGGGGCTATTTCGTTAAGGAGGCAAAAAGGGAGCAAGTCGCAGCGGCGATGAGGCGCATTTAG
- a CDS encoding PUA domain-containing protein, whose translation MMIDRIRTIADYQFGRGAGVALFPDGVRLMVGRTGRVRQVLEDDRRIATLRASDGFLTLSAYGGQRLKEALPFPKKRVIMDDEAAPFVAKGKTAFCKFVLDCDPEIRALEEVILVDKNDNLLATGQALLCAAEMKAFKRGIAVNVRYGVKGKDMPAEPGE comes from the coding sequence ATGATGATTGATAGGATACGTACTATTGCGGACTACCAGTTCGGGAGGGGTGCAGGAGTTGCCCTGTTCCCGGATGGCGTGAGGCTCATGGTGGGCAGGACCGGCAGGGTGAGGCAGGTACTGGAGGACGATAGGCGGATTGCCACCCTGCGGGCTAGCGACGGCTTTTTAACGCTAAGCGCCTATGGCGGCCAAAGGCTCAAAGAAGCCCTTCCTTTCCCCAAAAAACGAGTCATAATGGACGACGAGGCCGCCCCGTTCGTTGCGAAGGGCAAGACGGCTTTCTGCAAGTTCGTCCTGGACTGCGACCCGGAGATAAGGGCGCTCGAAGAGGTCATCCTCGTAGATAAAAACGACAACCTGCTGGCCACCGGCCAGGCGCTGCTATGCGCCGCCGAGATGAAGGCCTTCAAGAGGGGCATTGCGGTCAACGTGCGGTATGGCGTCAAAGGAAAAGACATGCCGGCAGAGCCTGGCGAGTGA
- the ilvE gene encoding branched-chain-amino-acid transaminase, whose protein sequence is MAEYVYIDGKFYTKDDAKISVYDHGLLYGDGVFEGIRAYNGKVFRLDEHIDRMYDGAKAIMLTPPVTKEEMKEIILETLRKNNLRDAYIRPIITRGKGDLGLDPNKCPKPTVICIAETWGAMYGDLYEKGLSAVTVSVRRNAPEALPTNIKSLNYLNNILAKLEANVKGGNEAIIFDVRGNLAEGSGDNIFVVKGGAIRTPFVQINLNGVTRGAVFELCGKLGIPISEANMGYFDMYTADEMFVTGTAAEICPVTKVDGRPIGTGKPGPITKKLMAAYRELTMTTGTPIYDD, encoded by the coding sequence ATGGCCGAATATGTCTATATAGATGGCAAGTTCTACACGAAAGATGACGCTAAGATATCAGTTTATGATCATGGCTTATTATACGGAGACGGGGTTTTTGAGGGCATCAGGGCGTATAATGGGAAGGTTTTCAGGCTGGACGAGCACATCGACAGGATGTACGATGGCGCGAAGGCTATAATGCTCACGCCCCCCGTCACCAAGGAGGAGATGAAGGAAATCATCCTCGAAACGCTCAGGAAGAACAACCTGAGGGATGCCTATATACGGCCCATCATAACCAGGGGTAAGGGAGACCTCGGGCTGGACCCAAATAAATGCCCGAAGCCTACGGTCATATGTATTGCCGAGACGTGGGGGGCAATGTATGGGGACCTTTATGAAAAAGGGCTGTCGGCGGTCACGGTGAGCGTACGGAGAAATGCTCCGGAGGCGCTTCCTACTAATATTAAGTCTTTGAATTATCTGAATAACATACTTGCGAAGCTCGAGGCCAACGTTAAGGGAGGCAACGAGGCAATCATATTCGACGTGCGGGGCAACCTTGCCGAAGGGTCAGGAGATAACATTTTCGTGGTTAAGGGTGGCGCCATAAGGACGCCGTTCGTGCAGATTAACCTGAATGGGGTGACGAGGGGCGCCGTGTTCGAGCTTTGCGGTAAGCTTGGCATCCCCATATCGGAGGCCAACATGGGCTACTTCGACATGTATACTGCGGATGAGATGTTCGTCACCGGCACGGCTGCGGAGATCTGCCCCGTGACGAAGGTGGATGGCAGGCCCATTGGCACCGGTAAGCCCGGCCCCATAACGAAAAAGCTTATGGCGGCCTACAGGGAGCTTACCATGACCACCGGCACCCCGATATATGATGATTGA
- a CDS encoding tetratricopeptide repeat protein encodes MSILFRIGESVPCDAEDMRGKAAEALKNGLEMANMGRMIDSIASFDEAIRLDPACAEAYNCKGLVLLQLKRYDKAFECFEHAIKLEPENPKFWYNKSMLFRELGMFEDEAQACLMSLKYDPGSAHVWHSCARALARIGESAEALSCMEKALEATPMDANLWSYMGFYQSSLGMLDDAVKSFGKALAIDPENAAAWLGKGEALALAGEDEEALKCFDRSIALNCGIANAWYGKGMILIKKKCYEDAMRMLDKVVEIQPGHADAWFYRGCILEAMGKIKEALDSYTRVTEAEPKSHAAWFMRGVLLGRMEDYEGAIQCFDKAIDINPKFAAAWYHKGLFSSILGDSEEAARCISRTIEIDPGFDPNAYN; translated from the coding sequence TTGAGCATCTTATTTCGTATCGGTGAGAGCGTGCCCTGCGATGCAGAGGATATGAGGGGCAAGGCCGCCGAAGCCCTCAAAAATGGGCTGGAGATGGCTAACATGGGCAGGATGATAGACTCAATCGCGTCGTTCGACGAGGCGATAAGGCTGGACCCTGCGTGCGCGGAAGCCTATAACTGTAAAGGCCTGGTACTGCTACAGCTAAAGAGGTATGACAAGGCGTTCGAGTGCTTCGAGCACGCCATCAAGCTAGAGCCTGAGAACCCAAAGTTCTGGTACAACAAAAGCATGCTGTTCAGGGAGCTGGGCATGTTCGAGGACGAGGCACAGGCATGCCTCATGTCCTTGAAATACGACCCCGGGTCCGCACACGTGTGGCATAGCTGTGCCAGGGCGCTCGCCAGGATCGGCGAGAGCGCGGAGGCGCTATCGTGCATGGAAAAGGCGCTCGAGGCCACGCCGATGGACGCCAACCTCTGGTCCTACATGGGCTTCTACCAGTCCAGCCTTGGCATGCTGGATGACGCAGTAAAGTCCTTCGGGAAGGCCCTGGCCATAGACCCTGAGAATGCCGCCGCCTGGCTGGGAAAAGGCGAGGCGCTTGCCCTGGCAGGAGAGGATGAGGAAGCATTGAAGTGCTTCGACCGCTCGATCGCCTTAAACTGCGGAATCGCCAACGCGTGGTACGGCAAAGGCATGATCCTGATTAAGAAAAAATGCTATGAGGATGCCATGCGCATGCTCGACAAGGTTGTCGAGATCCAGCCGGGCCATGCGGACGCGTGGTTCTATCGGGGCTGCATCCTGGAAGCCATGGGAAAGATAAAGGAAGCCCTGGATAGCTATACCCGCGTGACGGAGGCCGAGCCTAAGAGCCATGCCGCATGGTTCATGCGCGGCGTCCTTCTCGGCCGCATGGAAGACTATGAGGGCGCAATCCAGTGCTTCGATAAGGCGATCGACATAAACCCAAAATTCGCCGCAGCGTGGTACCACAAGGGCCTGTTCTCAAGCATCCTGGGCGATAGCGAGGAGGCGGCCAGGTGTATCTCGCGAACTATTGAGATAGACCCGGGCTTCGACCCTAACGCGTATAATTAA
- the deoC gene encoding deoxyribose-phosphate aldolase, whose protein sequence is MNAREFARHIDHTLLRPDATEKDILRLCEEAKLYGFASACVASCWVGLARDRLRGSNVKACCVVGFPLGSEIYHAKAFEAREAVHAGAEEIDVVMNIGYFKSGRTDYVRMELEEIIAASKGATVKVIIETCYLTDAEKVEAARLARDAGAPYVKTSTGYGSMGATVEDVRLIKKEVPGIMIKASGGIRTYEDAKRLLDAGATRIGTSSAVKIMEELKALQAPK, encoded by the coding sequence ATGAACGCTAGAGAGTTCGCCCGCCACATAGACCACACGCTTTTGAGGCCGGACGCAACCGAAAAGGATATCCTGCGGCTGTGCGAGGAGGCGAAGCTGTATGGGTTCGCATCGGCCTGCGTCGCGTCATGCTGGGTCGGGCTGGCCAGGGATAGGCTCCGGGGCAGCAACGTTAAGGCCTGCTGCGTCGTGGGGTTCCCGCTAGGCTCGGAGATCTACCATGCCAAGGCATTCGAGGCACGGGAAGCCGTCCATGCAGGGGCGGAAGAGATCGACGTCGTCATGAACATAGGGTATTTCAAGTCCGGGCGCACGGACTATGTCCGCATGGAACTAGAGGAGATCATCGCGGCCTCGAAGGGGGCGACTGTGAAGGTAATCATTGAGACGTGCTACCTGACGGACGCCGAGAAGGTCGAGGCCGCCAGGCTGGCGAGGGACGCCGGGGCGCCGTACGTGAAAACGTCGACGGGCTACGGCTCGATGGGGGCCACGGTCGAGGACGTAAGGCTTATCAAAAAAGAAGTCCCGGGCATAATGATAAAGGCCTCCGGCGGCATCCGCACCTATGAAGATGCGAAAAGGCTCCTCGACGCGGGGGCTACCCGCATAGGCACAAGCTCTGCCGTGAAGATAATGGAGGAGCTTAAAGCACTCCAAGCCCCTAAATAA
- a CDS encoding 5,10-methylenetetrahydromethanopterin reductase yields MPTFGMEFVPNYPPKDLINYCKFAEDNGVNYLWITDHYNNRHVFEMLALIADKTTRIRLGTGITNTFTHSPADTATAIATLDEISDGRATCGIGPGDLSTLPKIGINVETPIARLIEAVGIMRQFWSGQPVSTPNNKIFKFDGAALAYKPKQKSIPVYIGAQGEKMIETAGKIGDGSLINASNPKDFQIAVPIIKKAAGDKKFDVAACVSISIDQDAKKAKGAVKPVVAFIAAGSPPPILQRHGLDAAKVGTIKAALNKGDFKTAFGTVDDAMIEAFSIYGTPDDINAKIDGLTALGVTQIVVGSPIGPDRYNSIRLIGKYVIK; encoded by the coding sequence ATGCCAACTTTCGGTATGGAGTTCGTTCCGAACTATCCACCCAAGGATTTAATCAACTATTGTAAGTTTGCTGAAGACAACGGAGTAAACTACCTGTGGATTACAGACCACTACAACAACAGGCACGTCTTCGAGATGCTCGCCTTAATAGCGGACAAGACGACGAGGATAAGGCTGGGCACGGGTATCACCAACACGTTCACCCACAGCCCGGCCGACACGGCTACCGCTATTGCCACGCTTGACGAGATATCGGATGGCAGGGCAACCTGCGGCATCGGCCCCGGCGACCTGAGCACGCTGCCCAAGATCGGCATTAACGTTGAGACGCCGATCGCGAGGCTCATCGAGGCCGTCGGCATCATGCGCCAGTTCTGGTCGGGACAGCCTGTCAGCACCCCGAACAACAAGATATTCAAGTTCGATGGAGCTGCGCTGGCCTATAAGCCAAAGCAGAAGTCGATTCCGGTCTACATAGGCGCACAGGGCGAGAAGATGATCGAGACCGCCGGCAAGATCGGCGACGGCTCGCTGATCAACGCTTCCAACCCGAAGGACTTCCAGATCGCCGTGCCCATCATCAAGAAGGCCGCTGGCGATAAGAAGTTCGACGTCGCGGCATGCGTGTCCATCTCGATCGACCAGGACGCCAAGAAGGCGAAGGGCGCAGTTAAGCCAGTGGTCGCTTTCATCGCCGCCGGCTCCCCGCCGCCCATCCTGCAGAGGCATGGCCTGGATGCAGCAAAGGTTGGCACGATTAAGGCGGCCCTTAACAAGGGCGACTTCAAGACCGCGTTCGGCACGGTCGACGACGCCATGATCGAGGCCTTCTCCATCTATGGCACGCCCGACGACATCAACGCCAAGATCGATGGCCTGACCGCGCTGGGCGTCACCCAGATTGTCGTCGGCTCCCCGATTGGCCCGGACAGGTACAACTCTATCCGCCTTATCGGCAAGTACGTCATCAAGTAA
- a CDS encoding RNA-guided endonuclease InsQ/TnpB family protein, with protein sequence MLRVQKNRVRGLTKKEFSILRSLCHYSKNLYNVTLYTVRQYYFLNGTFLKYESAYHYVKDNENYNMLLTASGQQTMKVVDRTMKSFFGILRQRKEGNYNRPASLPHYLDKDGLFVVLFPETGFRIRNGKVYIGLSKKFREENHVDQRDIVLDVPKNIRGKHVKEVRLIPKYGGLYYDLEYVYNDRQENIALDKSKYLSIDLGLDNFATLVDSTGSAVIIDGKGLKSINQWYNKENARLQSIKDKQKIKGITKRQSRLLYRRNNKIKEGLNQAVNIVVKRCLDNGIGNVVVGELRDIKQKINHGHVNNQKFVQIPYGTFKLKLKSKCEQYGIEYHEVDEAYTSRTDALAFDEIKLQPYGESRRIERGLYRSITGNVINADVNGALNILRKVSGDSPVRGIVGRGLVNRPRRVRLYSRPPPNQIANATAAASPVL encoded by the coding sequence ATGCTACGAGTGCAGAAGAACCGGGTGAGAGGATTGACCAAGAAGGAGTTCTCCATACTCCGGTCGCTCTGTCACTATAGCAAGAACCTGTATAACGTCACGTTGTACACGGTACGGCAATACTATTTCCTGAACGGTACATTCCTCAAGTACGAGTCCGCATACCACTACGTCAAGGACAACGAGAACTACAATATGCTTTTGACGGCGAGCGGCCAGCAAACCATGAAGGTCGTGGACAGGACTATGAAGAGCTTCTTCGGAATACTCCGCCAGAGGAAAGAAGGAAACTACAACCGTCCGGCGAGCCTTCCACACTACCTCGACAAAGACGGACTGTTCGTCGTGCTATTCCCCGAAACTGGATTCAGGATTAGGAACGGAAAGGTGTACATCGGTCTTTCCAAGAAGTTCAGGGAAGAGAACCACGTAGACCAACGGGACATAGTGCTGGACGTGCCGAAGAACATTCGAGGTAAGCACGTCAAGGAAGTGAGGCTGATACCGAAGTACGGCGGCCTATACTACGACCTAGAATACGTGTACAACGACCGACAGGAAAACATCGCCCTCGATAAGTCAAAATACCTTAGCATCGACCTCGGTCTCGATAACTTCGCTACTCTTGTGGATTCCACCGGGTCTGCCGTCATCATTGACGGTAAGGGTTTGAAATCAATCAACCAGTGGTACAACAAGGAGAACGCTAGACTACAATCGATAAAGGATAAGCAAAAGATTAAGGGCATAACCAAAAGACAGTCGAGGCTCCTGTACAGGCGGAACAACAAGATTAAAGAAGGACTGAATCAAGCGGTCAATATCGTGGTGAAACGGTGTCTCGATAACGGGATAGGCAACGTCGTGGTCGGAGAACTCCGTGACATCAAGCAGAAAATCAACCACGGGCACGTCAACAACCAGAAGTTCGTGCAGATACCATATGGCACCTTCAAGCTGAAACTAAAGAGCAAGTGCGAGCAGTATGGCATAGAGTACCATGAGGTTGATGAAGCATATACGTCGAGGACTGACGCTCTAGCCTTCGACGAGATAAAACTACAACCGTACGGCGAGTCCCGAAGAATAGAGAGAGGACTATACCGGAGCATAACCGGCAACGTCATCAACGCCGATGTTAACGGTGCACTGAACATATTGAGAAAAGTATCCGGCGACTCCCCCGTAAGGGGGATAGTTGGTAGAGGTCTCGTCAACAGACCACGGAGAGTAAGGCTATACAGCAGACCTCCCCCTAATCAAATTGCCAATGCTACGGCAGCGGCAAGCCCCGTCCTTTAG